A region of the Streptosporangiales bacterium genome:
TCGGCTCCGACAGCCGCCAGGGCCTGACCAAGAAGGAACAGCGGGAGATGCACACCGGCCACGTCGGCGGCCAGCGCGCGGACACCATGATGCTGCTGCACATCCCCGCCGGTGGCGGCAAGGCGACCCTGGTCAGCTTCCCGCGCGACTCCTGGGTCCCGGTGCCCGGCCACGGCCGGATGAAGCTCAACTCCGCGTACTCGCTCGGTGGCCCGAAGCTGGCTGCCCGCACGCTCGAGGTCTCGACCGGCATCAAGCTCGACCACTACATGGAGGTCGGTTTCGGCGGCTTCGCCGGCGCGGTGGACGCGATGGGCGGCGTCGATATCTGCGTGAAGCACCGGATGAAGGACCCGAAGCAGAAGATCACCTTCAAGAAGGGCTGCCAGACGATGGACGGCAAGACCGGCCTGTCCTACGTGCGGTCCCGCTACGACGACCCGCGTGGTGACTTCGGCCGGGTCGAGCGCCAGCGGCAGTTCCTCGGTGCGCTCTTCGGCAAGGCGTCCTCACCGAGCACGCTACTCAACCCCTTCCGCGCCGGCGGGGTCGCGTTCGCCACCGCCGAGGGGGTGACCGTCGACAAGCGCGACGGGCCTTACGACCTCACCCAGATGTTCTGGGCAATGCGTGGGGCCGCCAGCGGCGACGTGAAGACCATGACCGTGCCGCACACCGGCGGCAGTTACGTCGGTGGCCAGGCCGTCGTGGAGTGGGACAGGCCGCGCGCGATCAAGCTGTTCAACCAGCTGGCCGAGGACCGGAAGGTCACCGTCAAGGGCGGTACGCCCTAGCTCGCTGTAGCACACCATGCGCGTGCCGTGGCCGCGCTCTCCTCCGATGTGACGTGGCTCATGCCACGGGCGGTCGGCCGGCCTGTGGACAGGTGGAACCGGGCCTGCTCGAGATCAGTCATAGTTGCCGCATTGCACGGGGGACCCGGTATGGAGGCAGTGAATGAGCGTCTTGAGTATGGAAGTGACGGGTGTCGCGCAGAACGGTCAGCAGCAGGGGATGAACACCACTGCGCTGATCCAGGGACTGCGGGCGTTCGCGGGGAACACGGAAGGCTCCCAGGGCAGCTGGCAGGGCGCAGGCGGTGCCGCGTACATGCGGGCCAGGGCCGAGTTCCTCCGCCAGGTCGACACGTTCGCGGGGAGCCAGGGCAGGATCTCCGAGGGCATCGGTCACACCGCCAGGCACACCGGAACCGCGGACGACGAGTCGTACAGCGACGTGTCCGGTGCCAGCGGCGAGATCAGCAGCATCAACACGACCACCCCGGTCGGGGTCTGACGAGAGGAGACGACAGATGTCGGACATGGTCACCTGGCGGCTTCCCGGTATGCAGGCCCTCGCTGACGAGGGCAGCAGCCAGTACCAACGGCAGCGGCAGCAGCTCACCGACTTCTTGACCAAGCACAACCAGCTGGCGAGCAGCCTGTGGCCGGAAGGTTCGGTCGGCTACCGCGGCGTGGGTAACAAGCACAACGGCAACGGCGAGGCGATGTTGACGGCCATGGCCCGCTACAACCAGGCCACGCAGGGCGGCACCGACAAGGCCCAGGCGGCGCTGGCCCGGATCGGCGGTATCTGGGGCGCCTGACTGGTAGCCTCACGCGTCGATGACTGCAGGAGGCGGTACTCCACCCGATCCCGCCGCACCAGGTGCGGCGGGATCGCGTGCTTCCCAGCCGCCGCCGGGTCCCGGGCCGGACGAGCCACAGGGACCACCGCGGACGACCGGGGAGACCAGGCCGACGCTGACGGCCGCGGACAAGGCGGCCGTCGAGGGGCAGGCGCTACGGCGCCGGCAGCTGCGTGCCGCGTTGTGCCACGGCTCGGACAGGTCCTGGCGCGACCGGCACCGGGTCTGGCCCGCCTGCATCGGTGGCGTCGTCGTGGCGGTGCTGATCTGCGCGGGCATCGGCGTGCACGGCGCGTTCGAGAAGCAGCAGCGGCTCGACCGCGAGGAGCAGCGGCAGCAGGAGTACCAGCGGACCAGGAAACCCGCGTCGGTCACCGTCACCGCGACGGCGTCCCCCACCGCGACGGCATCTCCCACGGACCCCGTCACCTCGCCGCCGACCGGCGCCAGCACTCCGATCCCCACCAGCGGCACTCCGTGACGACGACTCGCGCCTATGGGCGATCTATGCCGCGTGTCTCTAGCGTCCCGGGGCATGAGTACAACACCTCTGCAGACACGTGACCCAGGTCCCGCACCCGCGAGCATCCACGTCGTCTTCTGGCTGATGATCGCGCAGTCCGCGTTCAGCGTGTTCGTCGGGCTGCCGCTGGCGTACATGAGCAAGGACGCTGTCCTCGCCTCGATGCCGGACACGCCAGGTGTGGACACGGAAGCCATCTGGCAAGGGAGCTTCGGCTTCACCGTCGTCCTGTCGGTGGGTATGGCCGCGCTATGGATACTGTTCGCCGTCAAGCTCAGGGCGGGACGCAACTGGGCGCGCATCACCATGCTCGTGCTCACCGCGCTGGGGCTCGTGGTCACGCCGATCAACCTGGCCAACACCGGTGTCACCATCCCCGCGACGGTCATGCCCGCCCTCATCGGCGTGGCGGTCGGCCTCGTCGTCCTGATCCTGCTGCTCGCGGAACCGGCGAAGAGCTGGACGCCCGCCAAGACCGCGTTCCTGAAGGCGAGCCCGCCGTTCTAGGGGCGGCGGCTACGCGTCCGGCTCGTCGCGGTCCTCGATCTTCGCGACCTGCACCTGGACGGGCCCGCGCGTACGGCGCGCCCACACCGCACGGCCGACCGGGAGCCGCTGTGGCCGTACACCAGCGATCAACGGCCCCTCGTTCTTGTCACCGCTGAACATCAGGCCGGGCGTGCTCAGGTCGGTCAACCGCTGTAGCAGCGGGTCGTAGATCGCCCGCCCCGCGCCGCCGGACCGCCTGGCGACGACCATGTGGAACCCGAGGTCCCTCGCCTGTGGCAGGTAGTCGGCGATGCCGAGCAGCGGGTTGGCGCTCGACGTGGCGACCAGGTCGTAGTCGTCGACGATCATGAACACCTCGATGCCCTGCCACCAGCTGCGGTCGCGCAGTTGGGCCGCGGTGAGATCCGGCGGCGGTAGCCGCTTGGCCAGCTGGCCGCCGAGATCCCGGCACATCTTCTCCGTCGCCGGGGCGGTGGTGCAGTACGCCACCTGGTACTCCTTCGGCACCACGTCGAGCAGCGAGCGGCGGAAGTCGACGAGGACGAAGCCGATCTTGTCGCGCGGGTACGCCCCCATCAGCTGGCGGCACAGCACGTCGAGCGTGTTCGTCTTGCCGGTCTCCGAGTCGCCGAACACGAGCAGGTGCGGGTCGGCGCTGAACAGGTTGACCATCGCCGGCTCGAGCTTGGTGTCCTCCATCCCGATGGCGACCGCGGGCGGCGCGGCGTTGCCGGGCGGCAGGCTCTTGAACGCCAAGTCGGCGGGCAGGATGCGGATCGGCGGTGTGGCCCTGCCCGGGTAGCGCTTGGCGACCATACGTACGGCGTTGCGCTGCGCCTCGGCGAGGTTGGTCTCGTCGGCCACACCGTCGACCCTGGGCAGGGCGCCCTGGAAGTAGAGCTTGTCCTGCATGATGCCTTTGCCCGGGGTGTCCGTGCTCAGGTTCTTCATCAGTTCGCGGTCGATGGTGGCGTCGAACTGCTCGTTCATCCGCAGCTCGACCCGGCCGGAGAACGAGCTCTGGATCTTCGGCCGCATCTCGTGTGCGCTCGCGGAGGTCGCGACCACGTGCACCCCGTACGACAGGCCGCGCGCGGCGATCTCACCGACTTGGTTGTCCATCTCGGTGAAGTCGAAGTCGTCCTTGAACTCGTCCTTGAACGCTCCCCAGCCGTCGACGACGAAGACGACGTCGCCGAGTGGGTCGTCGGGGAACCTGTTGCCCTGCGCGCGCCACTGCCGCCACGCGGTCGCCGAGTCGAGGCCCACCTGCCGGAACAGCTCTTCCCTGCGGTCGATCAGCGCGATCATCTCGTTGACCATCCTGCGCACCTTCGGCAGGTCGACCCGCGAGCTCACGGTGCCGACGTGCGGCAGGTCCTGCAGTGCGCCGAAGCCACCGCCGCCGAAGTCGGCGATGTAGAAGGAGATCTCGTCGGGTGACTGCAGGAACGCGGCGCTGAGGATCATCGTTCGTAGCAGCATCGACTTGCCCGACTGCGGCGCGCCGACGATCAGCAGGTTGCCGTACGAGCCGGTGAGGTCGACCAGGAACGGGCGCTGTCGCTGCGCGCGCGGCTCGTCGATCAGGCCGAGCACTGCTCCGACGGGGAACGGCCTGCGCGCGCGGGGCTGCAGCAGCGGCCGGAGCAGGTGGTCGAGCGGGAGCATGGCCGGCATCGGGTCCAGCCACACCTTGTGCACGGACATCCGGCTGCTGGCCAGCTGTCGCACGAGCGCGTCGAGCACGGTGGGCTCGCCGACGTCGGTGTCGGCACGGTTCGGCTTGCGGTTGCTCAACGCCTCCAGCCGTTGCTGGGCGAGCAGGCCGATCCCGTTCACCGCGGTGTACGGCACCACAGGCGGTGCCGTGGCCGTGGCCTCGGCGAGCTGCGAGACCGGCTCGTACGTACCGGACACGTACGCGGCCTTGAACCGTTCGTAGACCGTGGTGTCGACCTGCAGGTAGCCGGAGCCCGGTTCCGGTGGCAGGTGGTACGCGTCCGACGTGCCAATGGCCTCGCGGCTCTCCGACTCGGAGAACGTCCGCAGCCCGACCCGGTAGGAGAGGTGGCTCTCCAGGCCGCGGATCTTGCCGACCTCCAGCCGCTGGGTGGCGAGCAGCAGGTTCATCCCGATGCTGCGGCCGATCCGGCCGATGGCCACGAACAGCTCGGCGAAGTCGGGTTTGGCGGTGAGCAGCTCGCTGAACTCGTCGATGATGACCAACAGGTACGGCAGCGGCGGCAGGTCGGGACGCTGCTCGCGCACCCGGTGGTACGTCGCGACGTTCGGCAGGTTCCCCGCCCGCTTCAGCACCTCCTGCCGGCGCAGCATCTCCCCGTACAGCGCGTCGCGCATCCGGTCGACGAGCGCCAGGTCGTCCTGCAGGTTGGTGATCATGCCGGCGAGGTGCGGCAGCTCGGCCGTGCCGGCGAACGTCGCGCCGCCCTTGTAGTCGACGAGCACCATGGCGAGCAGCTCCGGGTGGTGCTTGACCGCCAGCGAGCTGACCAGGGTGCGGAGGAACTCGCTCTTGCCGGACCCGGTCGCGCCGACGACGAGCCCGTGCGGGCCCATGCCGCCCGCGGCCGACTCCTTCAGGTCGAGCACGAGCGGCCGGCCGCTGCCGGTGACGCCGATCGAGACCCGCAACACGTCACGCGGCTGCAGGTGCGTCCACTGGGCGAGCGGGTCGATGGTGCCGACGTCGCTGACGCCGAGCACCTCGGGCAGGCTGACGTCGCTGGCCAACACCGACTCCGGTGCGTCGTCGGCGGCCAGGCGCAGCGGCGACAGCCGCCTGGCCAGCGCGCTGGCCGCGCCGACCTCGGGCAGGTCGGCAGCGAACTCGGTGGTGGGGCCGTCCCCGAGCTGGCGGTGCGCGGTGCCGTCCGGCCCGATGGTGACGCGGACATCGACGTGCCCTGGCTCGTTCCTGCGGTCGGCGACCAGCTGCACGACGTGGATGCCCAGCTGGCCGAGGGTGATGGCCTGGTCCGGCGACTCGATCCCGGCGTGCACGGGCAGGTGTTCGCCGTCGATGACGACCAGCAGGTGCGTACGCACCGGCCGGTGGCCGCGGCTGAGGCGGTACTCCTCGACGCGCTGCTCGATGTCGGCTTCGATGATCTCCGCGAGGTCCTGCAGGGTGCCGGCGACCAGGCGACCGGGCAGCAGCCCGTCGTCCACCTGGCTGCTGTGTACGTGCGGCAGCCATTTCACGAAGTTCCAGGCGGCCTCGGTCTGCTGCGAGCGGACGACCGCGATGCGCAGGTTCTCCGGCGGGTGGAAGGTCGCGGCCTGGCAGACGAGGCTGCGCAGCAGTGCACGTCCGGCGGCGAAGTCACCGACCACGCTGGTCATGCCGACCTTGGCCAGGTCGAGCGTGACCGGTTGGTGGTCGAGCGTGGTGCGCCGCTCCACCAGCTGCTTGGCGGCCGCCAGCGAGACCGGCTCGTGCTCCTCGAGCGGGTTCTGCTGCGGCGCGAAGCTGACCCGCAGCTCCAGCGGGACGTTGCCGGTGCCGACGCGCAGCGAGAGGAAGTCGGCGTCGGCGATCCGGCGTTCCCAGCGACGGGTCTCGTCACCAGCGACGTCGACCAGCCGCTCCGGTTCCGGGTGCAGCCAGCGGCCGCGATCGCGCTGCGCGGCCACGGAGAAGCGCAGCCGCTGCCGCACGCCGTCGACGTAGTCGAGGTAGCGCTCCCGCCGGTGGCGCAGCTGCTTCTTCGGGCCGGAGCGCATGGCGATGACTATGACCACGGCCATCAGGATGAAAACGATCGCCACGACCAGGCTGATCGCCACCATCAACGGCCGCTGCGGGTTGCTGAACGCGACGCCGAGCGACGCGAGACCGCCGACGCCCATGCTGCCGCCGAGGATGCCGTGGTGACCGGAACCCTGGTTGTCCAGCTTCGGCGGCTCGGCGAGCTGGATCTCCTCCGACTCCACCGCAGGCGGTGGGGTGCGCGCGGGTCGGTGGATGACGTTCGTCCCCATCCGTCAGCGGCTCCCTCGTCTCGGCTCGGCCGCATGCCCCGTGCACGGAGGTTACCGTCCAACCGGCAGGACGTGGGTGCTCGGCTGTGGAAGCCACCCATAACCGCCCAGGTGAAGCGGCACAATAGCCTAGTCGCGGGTGGGCCGCGGTCGATGCGGAGGAGTACCCGGATGTCGGTTGGGTTCAGCACGGTGACCGTCGTCACCGACGAGCGACGGGTCGACCTCGCGCTGCCCAGCGACGTTCCCGTGGGCGAGTGGTTCCCCGAGCTGTTGCGGCTCTGCTCCGGCGGCAACGCAGGCGGCTCGGCCGGGTGGGTGCTGGGCCAGGTCGGCGGGCCGCAGATCGGGCTGGACAGCACGCTGGCGGCCGCCGGCGTCAGCGACGGCCAGGTGCTCCAGCTGCGGGCGGCCGACAGCGACGGTTTCGTGGCGTACGTCGACGACTTCGTCGACTCGGTCTCCGACCGGGTGGACAACACCGGTGACCGCTGGACGAACGCCACGTCCACCAGCTTCACCGCGGTCGTCGCAGCGGGTGGCCTGCTGGCGTTGCTCTACCCGGCGTTCACGCGCGGCAGCGGCGGCTGGCTGTTCTGTCTCGTCGTCGCCGCGGCGGTCTCGCTGGCGGGTGCGATGTGGGCGCGCAGGGAGCGCACGGTCGCCGCCACGGTGCTTGCCGTCACGGCGCTGGTCTGGTGGGCCAACACCGGGCTGCTGCTCGGCCAGCTGCTCGCCGGCGGTCTGGTGGCGTACGGGATGGCCGCGGTGTGGCTGGCGATCGGTGGCGGGGTGTTACGGGTCGCCGCCGCCGGCCTCGCGGGCCCTGCAGCGTTCAGCTGGATGGTCGCTGCGCTCGTCGTGGTGTCCGGTGTGCCGTTGGCCTTCGGCGTGCCGGCGGTGCCGGTGATGTGCGCACTGCTGCTGCTCTGCGTGCTCATCTTCGGTGTGCTGCCGCTGACCGCGCTGGGTGCGGGCGGCCTCGCCGCGATGGACTACCGCATCCGGGCCGGGCAGCGGCTGTCCAACAGTGCGATCGACGCGGCGGTGTCCCGCGCTTCTGGAACGTTGACCTGGACGCTCCTCGCGGTCGGCGGCGTGGGCGCGGTCGTCGCCACGGCCATCGCGATGACCACAGGCACCTGGCCGCGGCTGCTGGCCGCGCTCACCGGTGCCGCGTTCCTGCTGCGCTCGCGGGCGTACACCCGGCGTGCGCACGCGATGCCGTTGCGGCTGGCGGGTGCCGCCGTGCTGGCCGCCACCGCCGGCAGGTTCGTGCTGGATGGCGAGCCGGGCGTGGTGCTCGTCGTGGTGTTCGCTGCCGGTCTGATCGCGCTGGCGCTGCTCAGCGCGGTGCCGGTGAACACCGTGCTCAACGCCCGGCTGCGGCTGCTCGGCAACTACGCCGAGGTGCTCACCGTCGTAGTCTTGGTCCCGGTCCTGGCACACGTGTTCGGCGTGTTCGCCTGGGTACGGGACCTCATCGGTACGTAACGCGGAAGCGGGGGCCAGACATCGTGGCAGCGGATCCGGACGGCTCCGGAGCCGGGTCGCGTCCTGCGCAGATGTCGGCAGCGGCCGTCGAGGAGTTGCGGCGGATGGGGCTCGACCCGGTGGCGATGGGGGTGCCAGGCGCCGCCGCCCGGCCACCGGCCTCGCCGCACGCCCGGCGACCTGCCGTCCCTTGGCCGGGCGAGTCGCCCGGCCAAGGGACGGCGCAGCCGGCGCAGGGCGTCAACCCGCAGAAGTTCCCCGAGCAGCACGACCCGAACGCGGCGCCACAGC
Encoded here:
- a CDS encoding LytR family transcriptional regulator; the encoded protein is MPGQRRGAPPPPPPPPLSADDSSYYSRTYRSSKFRRPGDGPPRRPSEPRGGGRPPGGAPRARRRGGPFRKVLGVLLTLVLIYLITYIGIMAVAYTKLNRVEALQDYEQRPEQTPGQDWLLVGSDSRQGLTKKEQREMHTGHVGGQRADTMMLLHIPAGGGKATLVSFPRDSWVPVPGHGRMKLNSAYSLGGPKLAARTLEVSTGIKLDHYMEVGFGGFAGAVDAMGGVDICVKHRMKDPKQKITFKKGCQTMDGKTGLSYVRSRYDDPRGDFGRVERQRQFLGALFGKASSPSTLLNPFRAGGVAFATAEGVTVDKRDGPYDLTQMFWAMRGAASGDVKTMTVPHTGGSYVGGQAVVEWDRPRAIKLFNQLAEDRKVTVKGGTP
- a CDS encoding ABC transporter permease; protein product: MTAGGGTPPDPAAPGAAGSRASQPPPGPGPDEPQGPPRTTGETRPTLTAADKAAVEGQALRRRQLRAALCHGSDRSWRDRHRVWPACIGGVVVAVLICAGIGVHGAFEKQQRLDREEQRQQEYQRTRKPASVTVTATASPTATASPTDPVTSPPTGASTPIPTSGTP
- the eccCa gene encoding type VII secretion protein EccCa, with protein sequence MGTNVIHRPARTPPPAVESEEIQLAEPPKLDNQGSGHHGILGGSMGVGGLASLGVAFSNPQRPLMVAISLVVAIVFILMAVVIVIAMRSGPKKQLRHRRERYLDYVDGVRQRLRFSVAAQRDRGRWLHPEPERLVDVAGDETRRWERRIADADFLSLRVGTGNVPLELRVSFAPQQNPLEEHEPVSLAAAKQLVERRTTLDHQPVTLDLAKVGMTSVVGDFAAGRALLRSLVCQAATFHPPENLRIAVVRSQQTEAAWNFVKWLPHVHSSQVDDGLLPGRLVAGTLQDLAEIIEADIEQRVEEYRLSRGHRPVRTHLLVVIDGEHLPVHAGIESPDQAITLGQLGIHVVQLVADRRNEPGHVDVRVTIGPDGTAHRQLGDGPTTEFAADLPEVGAASALARRLSPLRLAADDAPESVLASDVSLPEVLGVSDVGTIDPLAQWTHLQPRDVLRVSIGVTGSGRPLVLDLKESAAGGMGPHGLVVGATGSGKSEFLRTLVSSLAVKHHPELLAMVLVDYKGGATFAGTAELPHLAGMITNLQDDLALVDRMRDALYGEMLRRQEVLKRAGNLPNVATYHRVREQRPDLPPLPYLLVIIDEFSELLTAKPDFAELFVAIGRIGRSIGMNLLLATQRLEVGKIRGLESHLSYRVGLRTFSESESREAIGTSDAYHLPPEPGSGYLQVDTTVYERFKAAYVSGTYEPVSQLAEATATAPPVVPYTAVNGIGLLAQQRLEALSNRKPNRADTDVGEPTVLDALVRQLASSRMSVHKVWLDPMPAMLPLDHLLRPLLQPRARRPFPVGAVLGLIDEPRAQRQRPFLVDLTGSYGNLLIVGAPQSGKSMLLRTMILSAAFLQSPDEISFYIADFGGGGFGALQDLPHVGTVSSRVDLPKVRRMVNEMIALIDRREELFRQVGLDSATAWRQWRAQGNRFPDDPLGDVVFVVDGWGAFKDEFKDDFDFTEMDNQVGEIAARGLSYGVHVVATSASAHEMRPKIQSSFSGRVELRMNEQFDATIDRELMKNLSTDTPGKGIMQDKLYFQGALPRVDGVADETNLAEAQRNAVRMVAKRYPGRATPPIRILPADLAFKSLPPGNAAPPAVAIGMEDTKLEPAMVNLFSADPHLLVFGDSETGKTNTLDVLCRQLMGAYPRDKIGFVLVDFRRSLLDVVPKEYQVAYCTTAPATEKMCRDLGGQLAKRLPPPDLTAAQLRDRSWWQGIEVFMIVDDYDLVATSSANPLLGIADYLPQARDLGFHMVVARRSGGAGRAIYDPLLQRLTDLSTPGLMFSGDKNEGPLIAGVRPQRLPVGRAVWARRTRGPVQVQVAKIEDRDEPDA
- the eccD gene encoding type VII secretion integral membrane protein EccD, with the protein product MPRARRLPSNRQDVGARLWKPPITAQVKRHNSLVAGGPRSMRRSTRMSVGFSTVTVVTDERRVDLALPSDVPVGEWFPELLRLCSGGNAGGSAGWVLGQVGGPQIGLDSTLAAAGVSDGQVLQLRAADSDGFVAYVDDFVDSVSDRVDNTGDRWTNATSTSFTAVVAAGGLLALLYPAFTRGSGGWLFCLVVAAAVSLAGAMWARRERTVAATVLAVTALVWWANTGLLLGQLLAGGLVAYGMAAVWLAIGGGVLRVAAAGLAGPAAFSWMVAALVVVSGVPLAFGVPAVPVMCALLLLCVLIFGVLPLTALGAGGLAAMDYRIRAGQRLSNSAIDAAVSRASGTLTWTLLAVGGVGAVVATAIAMTTGTWPRLLAALTGAAFLLRSRAYTRRAHAMPLRLAGAAVLAATAGRFVLDGEPGVVLVVVFAAGLIALALLSAVPVNTVLNARLRLLGNYAEVLTVVVLVPVLAHVFGVFAWVRDLIGT